Proteins co-encoded in one Arachis hypogaea cultivar Tifrunner chromosome 11, arahy.Tifrunner.gnm2.J5K5, whole genome shotgun sequence genomic window:
- the LOC112723300 gene encoding auxin-induced protein 22C, producing MDKWDLELGLALPSNSPCAGSNDDMEEEEEEEEEGEKVTHPTLCLLPLTPGHSWRKKRHRMYVKVKMEGVGIARKVDLTMHHSFHTLNHALLHMFGKPPHQFSNSYRLLFQDQQGHWLLAKDVPWRTFLHSAQRLKLLRTTTTIL from the exons ATGGATAAATGGGATCTTGAACTCGGTCTTGCTCTCCCAAGCAATTCACCTTGTGCAGGCTCTAATGATGAtatggaggaggaagaggaagaagaagaggaaggggAGAAGGTTACACATCCCACTCTGTGTCTCCTTCCGTTAACCCCTGGCCACTCATGGAGGAAGAAACGGCATAGGATGTATGTGAAGGTGAAGATGGAAGGTGTAGGGATTGCAAGAAAGGTTGATCTCACCATGCACCATTCATTTCACACCCTTAACCATGCCTTGCTCCACATGTTTGGAAAACCCCCTCATCAATTCTCAAACTCCTATCGCCTCCTTTTTCAGGACCAACAAGGCCATTGGCTTCTCGCCAAAGATGTCCCATGGAG AACTTTCCTTCACTCTGCGCAGCGTCTCAAACTGCTCCGAACCAC